A single Spartobacteria bacterium DNA region contains:
- a CDS encoding type II secretion system protein codes for MTNHHNGFTMVEILAVILLIAILAAVAVPTYFDIVESGRNKVAQAGMTSAKGALSMAYTKLFIEEGEAPVILDVAKEAFHGLMGGDESQVWGYSTLVYFGDVVVTPRWGDGNTYIDLAVLKLKKGGTGKNVWLKEEQLDRWTMPTVNE; via the coding sequence ATGACAAACCATCATAATGGATTCACAATGGTAGAGATATTGGCGGTCATCTTATTGATCGCGATTTTGGCGGCGGTTGCGGTGCCAACGTATTTTGATATTGTGGAGTCGGGCCGGAATAAAGTGGCTCAAGCGGGGATGACGTCTGCTAAGGGGGCCTTATCTATGGCGTATACAAAGTTGTTCATAGAAGAGGGTGAGGCACCGGTGATTTTGGATGTGGCCAAGGAAGCTTTTCATGGTCTTATGGGAGGGGATGAAAGCCAGGTGTGGGGTTATAGCACATTGGTTTATTTTGGGGATGTTGTGGTTACACCTCGTTGGGGAGATGGGAATACCTATATAGATCTGGCGGTGTTAAAGTTGAAGAAGGGTGGAACCGGGAAAAATGTCTGGCTCAAGGAGGAGCAGTTAGACCGATGGACTATGCCAACGGTAAATGAGTAA
- a CDS encoding type II secretion system protein, whose protein sequence is MNIFSIQMKCKDRRCGFTMIEFIVILMLVSIITTVAVSKLANTESDLISARDKLIQTLSYVRSRAMSSTNSWSMNYGATNSFIRNGVAVTLPNGFMVGAPSGVTLTSGTVSFDVWGAPDSAKSITLTDSGGSTRTVTIAAETGYIE, encoded by the coding sequence ATGAACATTTTTAGCATCCAAATGAAATGTAAGGATCGGCGTTGTGGCTTCACAATGATCGAATTCATTGTGATTCTCATGCTGGTGTCTATCATTACAACGGTAGCGGTTTCCAAGCTTGCCAATACTGAGAGTGATTTGATCAGTGCTCGCGACAAATTGATTCAAACCTTGTCTTATGTTCGCAGTCGCGCCATGTCCTCTACGAATAGCTGGAGTATGAATTACGGAGCGACAAATTCCTTTATCCGCAACGGGGTGGCCGTTACTTTGCCCAATGGATTTATGGTGGGTGCACCTTCAGGTGTGACGTTGACATCGGGAACCGTGAGTTTTGATGTCTGGGGTGCCCCTGACAGTGCCAAATCGATCACACTGACGGATTCAGGCGGCTCAACTCGAACAGTTACTATTGCCGCAGAAACGGGGTATATCGAATGA